Sequence from the Melanotaenia boesemani isolate fMelBoe1 chromosome 21, fMelBoe1.pri, whole genome shotgun sequence genome:
ATGCTGCAGGCattagaaaataagaaaaatatagaGTCTAGTCTTTTCACTTTCAAAAGTATACTAACAATGACTATAGGCAGCATCCTGTCTTTAGCTATCAAATATATTCTCTTTGCTTAAATTTGATTACTATTAATATGATGAGATGATGCTTTTCTGTGTGACGCTTGCACTGAAAAAACTGCTGCATCAACTCACGTTGACCTACATCTTCTGGCTTTCTCTGTATTTGCTGTGGTTATACCCTCACAGGTGATTAAACAAATTAGTCAGGCTTCTTGTTTTGACGTTAACCAACTAGCAAAGTTTGCACATGGTATTAATCTGTTTACAATTTTTATGCAATCCAAACCAGTTCTATAAAACCGACATAGTTGTTTCATTTTTGGTTGACAACCTTGACAGTTTGGGAAGATAACAGTTAGTGATGCACCGATCTGGTATTGGTATAGGTATCGTATCGAATAAAATTCTAGATCAGGTATCATGACCATGGGAAGCACAGATCTATTTAGTGTAATTCCAAGCTGTACCTTTTGAGTGACGTCAGGAGCTAACGACATGGGGAGGCTCAACTTTGTTTTCAAAGCGAGTGAATCGGCCATCGGGAACTTTTTCCACACTACCTTAGCCAACACATTCAATGGCTACGTGCAAAACCTGCGCAGTGAACGTGCCGAGAAATCTGCTTGAGCAGGTCACTGAGTGGTATGTGTGGAAAAAGCGTGACAAATTGGGACTATCTGCTattgacagcagctcagctgtcaCTAGCAAGATGCTAGCACTAgcacaaagcacctacgccacagagcggtctttgatgAGCCTTGTTTTTTACCCACaatgtcctgtttttttttgtttgtttgtttttatttatatttttttattaacagtatAGGTGGTGTTCATTACAATTAAGTAATAGTATGTTGTTTACAgatcaaaaacacattttaaggtGAACTACCCCTAAAGTTAGTTTGTGCTCATGTGGATTATTGTCAGTTCATCTTCCAATGGTGTGAGATGATGCAGCTTTGCTCTCAAACGCATTAACCCCTCATTtctaggcctgtcgcgataagcaataagtcaattaattgaacgataagaaaataagagcacgataagtttgccggccgcgataattttttttcgtcccccctttaccatagactgtgtatgacaataggtttcactatggagtatttcgactaaacgctctggtttcttgcggagtgatctctctagtgtcacacttgactgcagcatgttgcagcacgagccggtaagccgcatttgttttgcacggctgccaacacgcaatggccgtgagacttgcgtatttaagtggcttctcacgctctcgcgctaaacctccgattctcatgctgaaatatgtaaataatagatgcaagcatctcctcttttattgtttcgctgcttcccacatgtaagcagaactcacacattctagcttacgacgtcagtacaaagcccccacttcctggtctaccgtaataacccctgtaatccgcaggcacattacgcaaatagaatcagcctatatactaccgtatatgacaaaatacacattaagagcaatgccggctaatcgagaggtttgggaggattcccagtgggccgcataacttttgggccggtgtcccggcgtatgtgaatgtggtatcccagctaactgctgggttgtagttacttataaggccaacagagggcagaatgactttgtttcacaagcagtagattttgaagagcagaagaagaacacgggtttttgttcgatgtaaagtgctgaagtttggttcgtcattaaaaccggcatgcttgtctacttgtctggagtttatttgaagatgcaacagtgaaaaaggcgcttttatttatttagtttattgacctttgaaaatgtgtacttgcattattacggcatatgtcactatattagttgagaatggtctcaaaatgacacattagcgctctgcgcaatattatcgtttatcgcgataatttctgagaaaatttatcgtacagctaaatttgttatcgtgacaggcctactcatttccaccgggtgtTTGTGTGCCACGATCCGGCTAAACCGCAGTTTCGTTCCAACCTCCATGACGAGTCAGTCCACACCAGAGCGCCCATGAGAGCTGTCCGCCTAGCTGGATCCGtgagatcacgaaatcacaggagatCTGAAGAATCTTTAGATTCTCCACTTTAAGGATAAATATCTCGTCGTCCATGATGAGACACCCGGACCAATTAAtgatgtaatgtttacatggttcagcagcaaatcaggtgtgttggagcaggaaaagcATCTAAAACTTGCTGGATTATGTTCTCGTGGACTGGAGTTTTACATCCATGCTCCATAGATTTATTCACTCCATCAAAGCTGCCTCTGTACATCCATGTAAAATGTCTCATGCTGGTCATATTAATTGATGTAAATTCAGCCGCGATCCAGTTTTGAGATAGTTTCAGTCATCATTATGTCTTCTGTGTCCTGATGTTTTAAGTTTGATGTGAAactattttaagattttacaaATGACGAGCGATACAGGGAAGTGCATGAAATGTTAGCTTAGTGTATTTAGTCTATTTATTTCTGTGTCCATATCAGGGGCCTGGGGTTGAATTACCACAGGTCCGTTAAACCACCAAACCTTGAGACATTATAACCAGGCTGCAAGGGGTctagcaaacaaacaaaaaaaaattctgccTTTTTTGCCTGATAAGAACGAGCTGGATTTAGAAAAGATATGGGTTGATCAGCAACATTACTTAAAACTGATTGTAGACTACGTTAGTCATGGTCTAATGGTTTTTCTGAAAACCCAGCATATCAAAAATAAGTTATGCAAGATTAAGCGCCAAGTAGATGCGTTGAAAAAAGTCGTTACCTGATAAAATATGCCAGGGTACACCAGTTATCTGTGCTGATTGCCTGCATCTCTTTGTGGAAAGTGTCACCGCAGTACACGTCGCTGAATTCTACCAGCAGGTTTCTGTGACAGTGTTTATCTGGTAACTTGGTCTCCTGGTCCTGGAACCTCTCTGTTGGATAATGAGAAATATCTTTACATGAATTAGTGGAAACATGAAAGTGTAAAACTCCCCAACCACAACAAATATTTGTCTCTGTGATCTTTGAAAGTTTTGTCGCTCATTCAACACCACATTTCTTTATCtcggtttttttttctctttttgagttAGCTTACCTTCCTGTTGGGaaatatttcagctgatttagaAGCACAGTTGTCAAGGAACAATGGTATAGTGGGGAGTTTGTTGATGCAGATTAAGCATTTTTCACTTACCATCATCCTCTGTAATAACTGAAGATGTTTGATTTCCTTGCAGTTCCTTCTCAATCTCATCCATCTCATTTTTGTACAAACTGGATGTCACATTTTTAGGTTTCGGTGTGCCTGCAGGGAAGATTTCATTTACTGAGCGTTTGAGTGAACAGTGTCCAATTTTCATGCAAGATAAAGTCCGTCTGACAGATACTTGATCACTCTGAaactattttcatgttttacataATCGATTAAAACAGCTCGTTTGTCTTTAAACAGTAGAGTGAGGTTGCAGCATCATCGAAGCTAAAGTAGAAcatcataaataaattaaaaaaaatcctttttgttCCCAGTAATTGCCCTGTTGtagatttttaaagtgttttaaaaatgctATCTCAGGGGCCATGTGCTGACGTTTTGTCAACTAAAAGAACAACATAAGTGAGATGTTAAATCATTAAACTTTCATTCAGAGCAAGTTGTGACGTACGTTTATAATCTGTGAACAAACGGGACGTCTGGTTCAAATCAACTTCACTCAGCTCTTCTGTGATGTTGGCTGACTGCGATGCGACGATACCTGGAGGAAAAGAATTTAATAATTACTTAGAAGCACAAATACAGGATGTTGTCAAGAGGAAGACCCACCATCTGCTTCTTATTCTCTTATCTGTACCATACTCACTGAGATGAACAGCAAACCCACAAATACAGGAAATGCCTAAATAAACCAGAAACAGTCAGACTTACTGAGGATGAGAGCATGAAGAACCAGATAGAGAATCATGGTGGACGGTGATGGATGGAGCAGCAGGAACCTCCAAAGCCGATCTGTGACCCAAGGGCCATTCTGAAGCTAAATATCTGGGAGCAGAGCCAGTCAAGAAGCCCAACCCTCCTTATCTCATCTCTGCTGTGGATGTGCCTGAGCGGGATCAGCTGGTGGAAAAATACCGAATAAAGAGGCAGAGTGATGGAAAAGAGCAAGTTAGAGAGGAATAATTAATCAGTGGGTACAACCCAAATAAATCAGTACCGTCAATAAGATCTCATTCAACCCTTAAAACACCAAGCctttttgttttggtatttttgatttgccttatttttttgttttgtttttacataaaactgaATGTAGAAGCTCAACTCTATTAATCACAatcgacacacacacacattatcttgtattcaggacagcctcagttgtcagattctggtgttaatgttttaatataacACCACAAAgaccaaccaaaaaaaaaccaaaacaatttaTCACACTTTATCCtgcagattcttttttttttttttttttttagctatttaCAGGTATTTATGCCAGTGTTTACCTACTATCCTCACAACACCACCATGTCAGCTTGTTTTTGCACCATCCGTAGAGGacctttattttgttcttttcacaCAGATAGGACTTACTTGTCATTCGTTTATCTTTctgctgctcctgattggacattgcCATTGACTGGTGAaaggtttgacaggaagtggcttcatcataatttccagGTGAAagtagaggtctcttagcaacatacttttttttttattgataaatacTGCTGTAATCATGGATCTTTCATTGTGAATCTACCATAGAATCtcaaaataaacactacattttgcagctggattgtaaacctcctagATGGGAAATAAATGCCTGCAAAACTTTGATAGATAACCTAAAAGATGAGCGACTGATCACAATTTATCACTTTATCTGCCTTTTTTttactcatcagaccacatgaccttcttccattgctccaatctttatgctccctagcaaattgaagccttttttAATTAGCCTCCCTGATAAGTGCTTTTCTTAACCCTTGTGGTTCGCTTTAATGCAGGGGTGTCCAGAGTTGGTCCTGGAGGgcctgctgtcctgcaggttttggatgtttccttcTGCAGCAGTAGTAttgcagcccttgaggaccagagctggacagccctgctttaatgtataaaaatggctggagattttatttaaagatcagTACAAATACAATCACCCAAATCTATTGTACAGAAAATcactcctttaaaaaaaaaaaacactgacatcaTGTCATCAAACAGGGATTTAAAGACTTGAAATAATTAGAATGATTATCTGAgacaaaaaagtggaaaaatgtaATCTGCAATTTaaaatagtagtagtaatagtaatcattttaattttggaGAGGACTTTTCTTTGTCCTCTAATGGGGTAGTAAATTTGTCCCCGGTGTCTTGAcctaaataaaatttgaaattggaattttaatgtttttcaaaactatctcacacacacaaaaaaatccccTATGGGGTGACACATGAAAATGTTGaccagaaataaagaaaaatgaccTGAAAAGACCCTAATGACCTAGAAGGGTGAAGGCTACACAGCTCGTTGGTTTAATTCCTTGACTTTCCTTCACATTgtgcatgtggaaatgctcttatGTTGCTAGTAAACATAGCCAGGAGTTCTactggtcatttttttttttatcttcatggcATCAGTTGGAGTTAAAAACCACAtcatccatgcagtaattatccaatggGAGGTTTTTTCCTATTAACTTAAAATTTATGACAGGCAGTGTATTTGGCATATTTGATATAACTCTTTTCTTCAGATTTATGgagaatatttacatttacagctcCGTTATTGTGGCGTTATCTTTTTACTACAGCAGGTCGACTGATGCATAAGTGTAGCTGCAGT
This genomic interval carries:
- the LOC121632231 gene encoding uncharacterized protein LOC121632231 → MILYLVLHALILSIVASQSANITEELSEVDLNQTSRLFTDYKRTPKPKNVTSSLYKNEMDEIEKELQGNQTSSVITEDDERFQDQETKLPDKHCHRNLLVEFSDVYCGDTFHKEMQAISTDNWCTLAYFIRPYNDLTICLEELTKVTGCYFPNPDIQDYFLSIHSTYFQNCTKEEDEPEDAPHSVVVMLTIIPVGLLPIVVCLVVWRS